Part of the Scomber japonicus isolate fScoJap1 chromosome 6, fScoJap1.pri, whole genome shotgun sequence genome, ttacaccCATCATTAAGCCCATTATGAGTTTATGTGACCCTGGAAAAACTGCTatcttttttcaattttcatgaAACAAAGTTTTGGAAGACGCCCTTTGGGTAGCAAGAACATTACGGCATCAGAGTGCTCAGAGACAGTTAGTGTAGAGTGATTAAGGACCCCATATTGAACCCACCTGATTAACTATCTGAGAACAGATGGCTATCAGATGAGGCTTTCCATCAAACTCCTTCAGCTGGACAGGGTTCACTTCTTGTGCACACAGACTCAGCAACAACATTTAGGGAATTAAAGGGTAATACCGCCCAATCCAGAAATTAGAAAATACAATGTTCTGAAACCTTAAGTCGAAATTctgcgtaaaaaaaaaaaaaaagatttgagaaGACTGTAAAATACTGTCATTACTTTAGCATGTCTTCACACAGAGGGTTAGTTTTTTAGAGATTTAGCAGCTTTGGACAGATGGTTATAATAAGAGATTTGCCATCAAATCTGCACAGCTGGACGGGTAAACTGCAGGAAATTGGTAAACTGCACAACAGATTGTATTGCTATAAGACATCTTCTAGGGTCTTAAATGTTAATTAACATTATTGCTGATGTGCCTTTGTGgcatatttaataataaaagttgAAGTTACTATTTTTCAAGCACACAAGTGAGAATCCACCACCAGGGACAATTATTTGTTTTCCTTGGATGCAACCAGCAGATGGAGTTATTTCACACACAACCAGGCAACTCAGGTGACTACCAGGCTGACAGCAGAGACAACTCTGTGATAAATCTGAATGGCTGTGGCAGATGTCATCAGGAGCAGTCTAAAATATGCTCTGAATGATGCTAGAATACGGTCACAACATCAGCTTACTTTAGTCTCCTGTCCAAAATCCTGCCATCTAGTCTTCAGTATCAGACAAACCTTTCAAAAAGCCAGTCAAATCAACTGGACCACAATTCaaacatatttcctttatttgtgtctttgtgacAGTACATAGGCATATTTATTGTGGGTTTTCTCATTTTCAAGATAATTGTGCTATTAAAATAATATGACATGTTCACAACTACTTTAAAGTCTGCAACCTTTTCATATACAAACCTCAAAAACCTATTTTAACTCTCGTTTAATATATAGTCCGCACCACAACCACATTACCCATTATTTTAACTGACAAGAAAGGACATTAAATGCTTCCCCTTGCGAGTCAAGCATTAATGTACTGTAGCGCTGATTCAATGCTGTAAAGAGAGCATGCAGTACAAGTAGGACTTGAATTGTGCCTGCACTTAAAAGCTACAgtaatgactttttaaaaaaaacatgtccacAGGCTACATAGTCCTGTACCTTACAAAGGCAGCTGGATTGTAACATAGAGCAAAGCTTTGCCCTCAGGCTACTTAAAGCATCGCAGGtcagaagagacagagaggggaaagtAACAGGCAGTAAATGGGACGAGTATATAATGATTAAGAGCAACAGAATGGAGCGCAGTGCCTGTGATAGGAGGAAACAAACACACTAGAAAGATGTTTTGCAAATAGAGAACAATCACAGTTTCATAAAGAGGTATTGCATGTCCCTAATtttcaagaagaagaaataaaatattaacttcATATTGTGAACTTTACAATATGAACAATGTGGGCCAAATAACCCAAGTCTGTCTGTTAAGCCCAAAATGTGAGCGTTTGCTTGCATTTCTCTTTTTGAGGAAACTCCTTCACCGCCTCCATGAGTCATCTCTGTCTATGTACAGCATGACCTCATATCtaaaactgcaacaaaaaaaaaatacaaatgttttgAAGAAACTTTTCTAAGGCTCCAGTAACTCAGTGTGTTTTATTCTCAACACATTGTCTTTTCATTGTTTCTAATATAAATAGATCATGTAGCATCTGTGGCATCTTACTCTTTATCTTACTATTTATCTGACATGACCTGAGTGAGCTGTGATTATTATCCAGATCATTATAAAAACTTTTTCAGTAGGCTACAAAAACATCTGATGATCCATGGATACTGTAACTTTTAAATCAAGCCAAAGCATTCAACATACAAgaaaactgaaacacacaaattGTATTAAAGATCATATAGTGTATAAAACATATCAGCTCCACTTACCTCCTATGAGCTTAGTTAATGCAACACTGACACTAGTAATCCATTGTGTTGCACCTCCTTAGTCGAATCATCTCAGCAATATTAGTTCACTTTTAAATTTCGTTGCCTAAAAGtgtcacaaacacaaagtaatAGACAAACTTAGTGCCACCTCCTTACCTGTGCTGCCATCAGTGATAACTCCATGATCCCTGGGTCGATGGTCGCCAGCCTGAGTGTGCAGAGAGGAGCACGTATTGttggggaaggaaggagctcTGATGAGTATGAGGATGGTCTCTAAAACTGTACTGCTATGTTTCGCTGGATGAGCGCAGTTGTGGATGTGCTACATAATGACATAATGAATGAACGCTTTTCATGGTTCATGGGAGAGTTTACTCACTCAGCAcatatctctctttctctctctctctctctctctctctctctctctctctctctctctctctctcttgctctctctctctctctctctatctctctctctctctctctctctctctctctctctctctctctctctctctctctctctctgtatgtatgtTGGGGGTAAACTCGCTCTTGGAGCATGCAAGGCAAACCAGCCAGAATTATTGATGCTGCTGGTGTGGCTTTTGCACGTAAGCCCTTTTGACACTGCTACCCACAACATACCCTgtagctacttttttttttttaaagcataaaataTCCAAAAGATGGATTCTTGAATTATTGACTTTTTTATacaaaaaatatctttatgGGTATGCACGCTTTTCCATCTCTTATGTCCATGCACTAATCTtgaataacaaaggttttatataatgtaattattggCTTCAGTaatttaaccttcgtgtcgtcctcccgggtcaaattgaccctgtctgttttgcctgttccctccttccttccttccttccttccttccttcctcccttccttccttccccctttcctcttttcctttctccctcctactttccttccttccttctttcctccatccttcctcccttccttccttcctttcttccttccttccttcctccctaccttccttccttctttcctccatccttcctaccttccttcctcccttccttccttccttccttccctcctccatcctttccttccttcttcctccctccctaccttccttccttctttcctccatccttcctaccttccttcctccctccttccttccttccttccctcctccctcctttccttctttcttccttccttccttccttccttcctcctttccttccttcttcctcccttccttccttgacttgaggacaacacgagggttGAATTGGTGTTGAACATCACGAGGTCAAGAGAAGAAGACTGAGCTTTCACTAGGCAATGTATacaagtcatcaaatgtaaaaaaaccaAAATCATCTTAACATACTTTAGTCATTCAACATTATTACatgataaaaatacaaaaaaaagtccagGGTCAAAGACAGTGTCTCAGTGCAGAACAGCTAAATAATCAAATACTTCAGCTTTGTGCATAAAAAAAGTTGCaagtaaagtaaaacatttattatttcttgtcttctttgtcATCTAACAGGGTTTAACGTACATGTATTCTTAAAAATAACTCAACCCAACAATTCCCTGTCAGAGCAAAACACAATGAGATAacaaaaaatgttcaataaaaacagaatacattATATCACTTTATCCATTTTCCATTCTTCGTATGGTAACAATCAGTCTCTCttgattaaaatatatatctttttcttttttttttgcttgtctGTGCTTGAGATGAGCTTGTCTTAGTTGTTGAATTTAATTCCCAAAGACAGATTCACCCCGAGCGACTCATGTGTTTCCAGTGTCACAGCACACCAAGCTGTTAACTGTAGACCTCTATTCTACTCTGTGGCCTTTACAACAATTACTACCGCATGAAAAAACCCCTTAAAATAGTCCCTGTTCtggcttttgtgtgtgttacaagTAAGATGGAGAAATGGCTGTACATGTATGTGCCCTACATACACATGTGAGTATGTGGGCATGTACATGTGAGGTAATGTGTGGCTGTTTCATGCACAGAGCAGTCCATTTAATGAGAGATGGTCATTTTCCCTGAGGGCTAACGAGTCCAGCTGTCAGCACAAAGTCATTTTAGACTAAAGAAATGCGGACTGATAGAGAGACCGATACATGGACACTGTACATGATTACTGACAGTCCATAATTAATTTGCCTGGATAGGTTGTGGGGggttttgtgtgagtgtgtgtctttatttcatACAATTTTTCACAAcacatccacttcctgtctatCAGAAAGCATGAATAGAAAAAGTACTTTAACATCATCATAGCATAAATGCACGAACACGGTCGACTAGCTTTCAAAAGCTCTCTTTGTCTGCTTTCACTCTAGAGTTTCCTTTATATTGtgcaatgtaaaaaaacatatatatgctgtatatatatatatatatatatatatatggaaaaTCCCTCTGCTTCAAATAATTACAAATAACAAAAACTCTTTCAAAACCGACCAAATGCCACTGCAGTACATTGCTCAAAGAATGATGCTTTACAGTGGCTAGTATCAATATTTTTACAACAACAATGTATCAAATGACAGTGTGAAGTTTCAGAGTGATGCACCTACAGAGAAATACCACCTTACTTTGCTCTTCACTTTGGCTTTATGGCGCTTTATAGAGTCATTGTTTACCTGTCCAGCCTCAACTTTACTGTTAGTTATTCTGTtgttgccccctagtggccaaaaacTGTTAATGAAGGTTTAAAGATACATAAAAACCTGCATTAATAGATTtttgccacttgggggcagcacaaCTCGCTGTACAACATCAAGCAAACAGTTTCCTTCTTCCACGTTCAATACACAGACAGATATTTGCCCTCGCCTGGAGATTTGTTTCTTCCAATCCGACATATAAGTCTACCTACCACTCCCCTTTTAGCTATGTTTTGGTCTCCATTTAGGaaatatcagcattttaccTGCTGAATTTTCCACTATCTTCACCTGTTTGTTGTTAACTATATCTGTCTGTAGTTTGGAGCTTGGTAGATAGGGAACAGTGGATTTATCTGAGCTCCTTGGTTGCTGCCATTAAAGACAGAGAGTGTCAAAAACAGCAAAGTTGCAAGTCTAAAATCCAAAAACAATTAGCTGAAAGACAAAGCTCTCTAACCCCGAGGAGAGAGTCTTGATTCTATACGAATGTATCAATACAAGCCTTTCACATACCTACTGcaataatattttacattgaTTATATCAAACTATTGATTTGTTACTTTAAGTTACTTTACTATCTCTAATTATCATAATACATAGTTGTTCTTGACAGTAAACCTAAACAGAATTTATGACTCTTAATCCAAACCTGTAGTTCAGCATAGTTCTGTTTGCAGCAGCTGGCTACACATACTTATCCATGTCTGTCATCATATGTAGCAAACAAGTCAAGCGACAAGGAATTTAATATGACTCTTGTCTGCTACTGAAAAGATTCAAATAAGTATAGTAGCAGAACTGACAATATAAAGCAACTGCTGCAactgtatgttttattgtacaatgcatttgtttttcaaAGCTTTTACTGCAATCGGTCCAATGGCTCCCGCTAAAGCCCCAATGGCTCCCGCTAAAGCAAGTCTAAAATCCAAAACAATTAGCTGAAAGACAAAGCTCTCTAACCCCGAGGAGAGAGTCTTGATTCTATACGAATGTATCACTACAAGCCTTTCACATACCTACTGcaataatattttacattgaTTATATCAAACTATTGATTTGTTACTTTAAGTTACTTTACTATCTCTAATTATCATAATACATAGTTGTTCTTGACAGTAATCCTAAACAGAATTTATGACTCTTAATCCAAACCTGTAGTTCAGCATAGTTCTGTTTGCAGCAGCTGGCTACACATACTTATCCATGTCTGTCATCGTATGTAGCAAACAAATCAAGCGACAAGGAAGTTAATATGACTCTGTCTGCTACTGAAAAGATTCAAATAAATATAGTAGCAGAACTGACAATATAAAGCAACTGCTGCAactgtatgttttattgtacaatgcatttgtttttcaaAGCTTTTACTGCAATCGGTCCAATGGCTCCCGCTAAAGCCCCAACAACTCCACCCACCACTGCTCCAGCGGCGGCGCAAAGTGGACCCCCAACAGCTCCTGCAGCAACCCCAATTGTCATCCCGACTTCAGCTGTTGCTGACATCATACCACCTTCAgtaaatctgtttttcttctcagcCTTTTCTCTTGATTGTCTTTTGTAGTCTTCATCCAGCTGCTTTAGTTTGGCCTTCAGCTGTTCTCCTTGAAGTATGGACCTCAGTTTTGCTTCTTCTCTGCGTTTCTTCTCTGCATTAGCTTTCATAATCATCTCCGCTTTTTCTTGGATTGCTCTTTCAGCCTCCTGTAATAGTTCATTTGTGTAAAATCTTCCACCATTATAATTGACCATTCTTTTTATCTTATCAAGCAGCTGAGGTACCTGACTCTCACTGGGATCTTTGTTGTTAAAGACATGATACCGCCCATTACATTTTGAAACAAAATGGCTAAGTTTGGGACAGCGACTGATAAAATCTTCAACTGTTGTGCATCCAAGTTGTTCACCATGAGTGAAGAGGACCACGAAGTAGTCTGCAGCTTTGTTGCCGAACACCATCTGTAGGAGTTCAACTGTCTTAAGTTCCTCCTCTGTGAATCTGTCCAACTTGATCACAATCAAGAACACATGAGGACcaggagctgagagagagatgcaCATTCTCAGCTTTCTGATCACCTCATCTTCTTTGTACTTTGTGTCATAAATCCCTGGTGTGTCAATCACTGCAACCCTGCATCCAGCCACTGTTCCTCGTGCCTTATCACACTCTGATGTCACAGAACACGGTGAAAGGACTGATATAAAAGCCTCTCGGTTTAGGATGGTGTTTCCCGATGCACTCTTTCCATTTCCTGTCTTTCCAATCAGTATGATTCGAATTTCCTCATTTGGATCCAAGTCTACAAAAGAAAGTGGGTCTTTAGTAGTTGGCAGGATGAGTgagatatttaatttaatatgcCTTAAGACACCACATTgcttttaaatatgtaaaagcAATGTAACAGCACTACAAAGTTCTTGTAGAGTTCACACTAGAGAGTCTTATTGACAAGTGAGTCAGATCAGAATGTCCgacagtgagaaaaacaaaacatcccaAACTTTATTTTACCTCATGATGGTCTGAAGgccaaaatgtgaatgaaataaaaCGGGTAAAAGTGCATgggatttttgttgttttcacaaTTATACTCTGTCAGTAATGTGCTATTGAAGAATAACAACTTTGTTTTGCCTGTGCTTTTGTCTGTTATGAAAGATATTTGCTAGGTAGATGAGCTTGAttagttttcttttaattattttaattctatacaaatgtattaattgcacattaagaaaaaaggattaaatgaaaatggaccgaaccctaacccaatgCCTAAATGAAAAGCAAACGTATAGTATAATATTGGCAATgtcaatatttcacatttaagtgaaacaaataaaagtttGGCATTTGCAACAAGTAgtaatggaaaatggaaaaactgTGTAAAGAACTGcttaagataaaataaaatctactcatctatgtgagaaaatgtgttttatgtcctTTACTGAACCAGTTAAAGTCTTGATATTAGGGGAAAGAAAGACCTAGCCAAGAATGCAGCATAAAACTATTGCTACAACAAAAAATACAGTACAAACGACATAAGTAAGATATCACAATGTTGCAAACGAAATATCTGCTTAGATACAGGTAGCTGAATTTCCAAAACGattcaaataaagtaaaagcaATAAATTAGAAGCAAAAGCAATAGCACTGTTGTCCAGATTAGCACATGGAAGCAAAGAAAGTGATAGCACAGCTAACAAAATATGATATCTGTAATATGGAGCAAATGTAGCTTAAATTCTGTTAATAAGTCAACTGTATTGTATTTTGCAATAAAAGATCACTACCATGAATTTTCATGCACAATGCAGACCATACAGTGTGTCTCGGAAAAAAGAAATTTGATTGCTGTATGAGGTTGAATAAACAtgtcataataaaaacaagtaaataaaaaaaggtttacCTCTGCGCTTGACCTTTGAAGTTGCCATGTTCACAGCACCTGTCTGCATTCGCCTCTGAATGCCGTCGTCTATGTTTCAGAGATTTAGTGTTGACACAGATGTTTAAATCCACCCACTTACGAGAACTGAGGCTTTTGGAGATACATTCAGTACATTTCTGTTCCCTTGCGTGAAGCTTGGTACTAAAGGTGTGTCGCATTCCATCAAATGTTGCCTGATGACAGTGAGTCAAGTGTTGCTGGTAATCTGCTAACTGAAAGTATGCTGGTTGGCATGATAGTGATTCTGGAAATGCTCAGCCTTTAGATTAATGTCTCTTTACtgacaatatgtttttttatagaAAATAACAGCACTGACTCATTCACATACCTGTTCCGATTTTGGTTTCCgatatatttttatgtgatttaatgattatacatttattaaaggGAACTGAGTGTAATAAAAGCTTGGATTTGCttaagtttatatatttttattggtGTACTAAAGCTTGGATGTTAGACACTGTATTACAGGGTAAATTTACCATAATCTGAAGTGTCATTCCCCTACAGCTTTCCCTCTATCTCTGTTTCCTCCGAGACACAGTTTTCAGATCACAATTATGTTTTCTCGTGTATTGTGCTAAATGCAGTTCAGAGAGTCTTTCAGTTTCAAGCACATGCCAGTTTTCCCTTTGTTATCTCAAACCATCTCTGGTTTCATACAGTTTAAAATGCAGAGCTAGCAAAGGAAAGATTGAAACTCTTCCTTTCAGCTGCttgtttgcttttattaattttacacattgataatgataataatgataatgatgatgatgatgatgacgatgacgataatgataatgatgatgatgatgatgatggtgatgatggtgatgatgatgatgataatgatgaacaTGCAATGCCAAGTCAACGGAGAGAGAAAACATTGTGGGACAGAAGGAGATACCATATCTATAATACCATAACATGTAAAATACAACTAATGTGAAGTACAAAATTTGACCAAATGGGAAATAAGTTAGTTAAAGGATGGATTCACAACTCTTCACAAGTCTTTCTTGAAAAAAGTTGGTTACTGAGAagaaatgtgtgattaaattCCAGTTGCT contains:
- the LOC128359951 gene encoding GTPase IMAP family member 9-like is translated as MRHIKLNISLILPTTKDPLSFVDLDPNEEIRIILIGKTGNGKSASGNTILNREAFISVLSPCSVTSECDKARGTVAGCRVAVIDTPGIYDTKYKEDEVIRKLRMCISLSAPGPHVFLIVIKLDRFTEEELKTVELLQMVFGNKAADYFVVLFTHGEQLGCTTVEDFISRCPKLSHFVSKCNGRYHVFNNKDPSESQVPQLLDKIKRMVNYNGGRFYTNELLQEAERAIQEKAEMIMKANAEKKRREEAKLRSILQGEQLKAKLKQLDEDYKRQSREKAEKKNRFTEGGMMSATAEVGMTIGVAAGAVGGPLCAAAGAVVGGVVGALAGAIGPIAVKALKNKCIVQ